The Candidatus Acidiferrales bacterium genome has a segment encoding these proteins:
- a CDS encoding DUF4097 family beta strand repeat-containing protein, whose amino-acid sequence MKATKFLTVVFICLAARSSQAMVRGSEVVEEFHQSYALSDGGSVRLNNINGGVEIKVWDKREVEVDAEKRADDKDMMEQLQIVVNASQDLVDIDTKYPDDNNTHNDHGPWVEYTITVPRDANLDRIKIINGDIEISGVGGKMNASTINGIVRASDVKNDCILETVNGTIDADFASLKSRCDLRIKSVNGSIAVNLPADLNARIKAKTVSGHISNDFGIVLSRDSDDHSFVKIGDSIDGKIGNGDGYVNAETVNGSIKILKSGEGK is encoded by the coding sequence ATGAAAGCCACAAAATTTCTCACCGTAGTTTTTATTTGTCTCGCAGCACGTTCAAGCCAGGCGATGGTCCGCGGAAGTGAGGTCGTCGAGGAGTTCCATCAATCATACGCGCTCTCAGATGGCGGCTCAGTACGGCTGAACAATATTAACGGCGGGGTGGAAATAAAAGTCTGGGATAAGCGTGAAGTCGAAGTCGATGCCGAAAAGCGTGCAGACGACAAAGACATGATGGAACAGTTGCAGATCGTTGTCAATGCTTCTCAAGACCTTGTAGACATAGACACCAAATACCCTGACGATAACAATACTCACAATGACCATGGACCGTGGGTGGAGTATACGATCACCGTACCGAGGGATGCCAACCTCGACAGAATAAAGATCATCAATGGCGACATAGAGATCTCAGGAGTCGGTGGAAAGATGAACGCGTCAACGATAAACGGAATTGTCCGAGCGTCGGATGTCAAGAATGATTGCATACTGGAAACAGTCAATGGAACAATTGATGCTGATTTTGCCTCATTGAAGTCCCGATGCGATCTGAGAATAAAATCTGTGAATGGGTCGATCGCAGTTAATTTACCTGCAGATCTGAACGCGAGAATAAAAGCAAAGACGGTCAGCGGGCATATTTCAAATGATTTTGGCATTGTCTTATCACGCGATAGTGATGATCATTCCTTCGTTAAGATCGGGGATTCGATTGATGGGAAGATAGGTAATGGTGATGGATATGTTAATGCTGAGACTGTAAACGGAAGCATAAAGATTTTGAAATCAGGGGAAGGCAAGTGA
- a CDS encoding DUF5916 domain-containing protein, with the protein MKHLLLLLTAANVHILFINSNLLADRRDSTSVEAVRCDSEIKIDGILSEQVWHRDGFARFKERDPNEGTKPSKRTEVWIAYDDEAIYVAARMYDTAPDSIVARLARRDTKVSSDYFVFYVDSYHDHRSGFYFAINAAGTIGDGVLYNDDWSDGTWDGVWEGKAHVDSLGWTAEMRIPFSQLRFEHDTSYIWGVDFERFIGRNNEDDYAVYTPKNSSGFASRFIDLIGIRDINAHRPVELLPYFITKAEYLNVGSSDPFNDGSRYTPGIGGDFKIGIGNNLTLDGTINPDFGQVEVDPAVVNLSDIQTYYDEKRPFFIEGADIFNNFGQGGANNFWGFNFSNPQFFYSRRIGRPPEGSVPSADFVDEPAGTPIIGAAKLTGRIGDGWTVGMVDAVTASQNARVDSSGNIFSVPVEPLTYYGVARIRKEMNAGNQGIGFISTLSERSFRDSTLRDQLNGSEAVFAADGWTFLDRDKEWVLTGWTGMSEVKGDRNRMISLQESEPHYLQRPDAGYLHFDSNATSLTGYAGRVWLNKQKGNVYVNAALGFIDPRFDVNDLGFMWRGDVVNGHTVVGYQWTEPGTFARYAGLYFALFRSYDFGGKVTWSGYFTQGNITFLNYYSVFGFFAYNPQSMSDYSTRGGPRVLNLPGWETDIQLSSDDRKIWIVNAEVHPLNYRTGDHDVTYSTTVQWRPQPDVSFSLGPSFEQSNWDAQWVGNFVDQSAVSTYGTRYVFATLKQKTLSATIRLDWTFTPQLSLQLYAQPLISAGDYHNYKELARPGSYDFNFYGRDGSTIAEVAGTYQVDPGGQGNSFTFSDPNFNYKSLRGDAILRWEYTPGSTLYLVWTQNRTDSQLPGFMEIDRDLRRLMSARPDNIFLLKFTYWFNM; encoded by the coding sequence GTGAAGCATCTGCTTCTTTTGCTAACCGCAGCAAATGTCCATATCCTGTTTATCAATTCGAATCTACTTGCAGATCGGAGAGACTCGACGTCTGTTGAAGCTGTTCGGTGCGATTCGGAAATAAAAATAGATGGCATCCTTTCGGAACAGGTTTGGCATCGCGATGGGTTTGCACGATTTAAGGAGCGGGATCCGAACGAAGGGACAAAACCGAGCAAGCGAACTGAAGTCTGGATAGCGTACGACGACGAAGCAATTTACGTCGCTGCGAGAATGTATGATACCGCTCCCGATTCTATTGTCGCGCGCCTGGCACGAAGAGACACTAAGGTTTCTTCTGATTATTTCGTATTCTACGTAGATTCGTATCATGATCATCGGTCAGGGTTTTATTTTGCAATCAACGCTGCCGGCACAATTGGCGACGGCGTGCTTTACAATGATGATTGGAGCGACGGAACGTGGGACGGAGTCTGGGAGGGAAAAGCTCACGTCGATTCTCTCGGATGGACTGCCGAGATGAGAATCCCGTTCTCTCAATTGAGATTCGAACATGACACTTCTTACATCTGGGGGGTTGACTTTGAGAGGTTCATCGGACGGAATAATGAAGATGACTATGCGGTCTACACCCCGAAAAACTCCAGCGGATTTGCCTCTCGATTTATTGATTTAATCGGGATACGGGATATCAACGCACATCGTCCGGTAGAGTTGCTTCCGTATTTTATTACTAAGGCCGAGTATTTGAATGTTGGATCCAGCGATCCGTTCAACGACGGTTCGCGATATACTCCCGGTATCGGCGGAGATTTCAAAATCGGCATAGGAAATAATCTAACGCTTGATGGAACAATAAATCCGGATTTTGGCCAGGTCGAAGTCGATCCGGCGGTTGTGAACCTGAGCGATATCCAGACTTACTACGATGAGAAAAGACCATTCTTCATCGAGGGGGCGGATATTTTCAATAACTTCGGTCAAGGAGGGGCAAATAATTTTTGGGGCTTTAATTTTAGCAATCCTCAATTTTTCTACAGCCGGAGGATTGGGCGACCGCCGGAAGGAAGCGTTCCGTCAGCTGACTTTGTTGATGAGCCCGCCGGTACCCCGATAATCGGCGCGGCCAAACTTACGGGGCGGATCGGTGACGGATGGACCGTCGGAATGGTAGACGCCGTGACGGCGTCTCAAAACGCGCGTGTAGATTCGTCCGGTAATATTTTTTCCGTCCCCGTAGAGCCTCTGACTTACTATGGAGTAGCGAGGATTCGCAAGGAAATGAATGCAGGCAACCAGGGCATTGGATTCATTTCTACGCTGTCCGAACGTAGCTTCAGGGACAGCACTTTGAGAGATCAACTAAATGGCAGCGAGGCGGTATTCGCTGCGGATGGCTGGACATTTTTGGATCGTGATAAGGAATGGGTTTTGACCGGATGGACAGGAATGAGCGAGGTTAAGGGTGACAGGAACAGAATGATTTCATTGCAGGAGAGTGAGCCTCATTACTTGCAGCGGCCGGATGCGGGCTATCTTCATTTTGACAGCAACGCAACTTCATTGACAGGCTACGCGGGAAGAGTCTGGCTAAACAAGCAGAAGGGAAATGTTTACGTAAACGCAGCTCTCGGATTTATCGATCCGAGGTTCGATGTCAATGACCTCGGTTTCATGTGGCGCGGAGACGTAGTGAACGGCCACACGGTGGTCGGCTATCAATGGACCGAGCCTGGAACGTTCGCTCGTTATGCGGGCCTCTACTTTGCGTTGTTCAGGAGCTATGATTTCGGAGGAAAAGTCACTTGGAGCGGCTATTTCACACAAGGCAACATTACATTCTTGAACTACTATTCGGTCTTCGGCTTCTTTGCTTATAATCCACAGAGCATGAGTGATTATTCGACTCGCGGTGGCCCCAGAGTGTTGAACCTGCCCGGCTGGGAAACTGATATCCAACTAAGCTCTGATGATAGAAAAATTTGGATTGTGAACGCAGAAGTACATCCGTTAAACTACCGGACCGGTGACCATGATGTCACATATAGCACTACCGTTCAATGGAGACCGCAGCCCGACGTTTCATTCAGCCTTGGACCGTCATTTGAGCAATCGAATTGGGATGCGCAGTGGGTTGGGAACTTCGTCGATCAGTCTGCGGTGAGTACTTATGGGACCCGATATGTTTTCGCAACATTGAAACAAAAAACGCTGTCGGCAACCATCCGACTCGACTGGACATTCACGCCCCAGCTAAGTCTCCAGCTCTATGCGCAACCGCTTATATCGGCCGGAGATTACCATAACTATAAGGAACTTGCGAGACCGGGTTCTTATGATTTCAATTTTTACGGGAGAGACGGAAGCACGATTGCTGAGGTCGCTGGTACATATCAGGTTGACCCCGGTGGACAAGGCAACTCATTTACCTTTTCCGACCCGAATTTTAACTACAAGTCTTTGCGCGGCGATGCCATATTGAGATGGGAATACACGCCAGGTTCGACGCTGTATCTTGTCTGGACACAAAATAGAACCGACTCTCAGTTGCCGGGTTTCATGGAAATAGACCGCGACCTGAGACGCCTCATGTCTGCACGTCCCGATAACATTTTCCTTCTAAAGTTTACGTACTGGTTCAATATGTAG
- a CDS encoding SRPBCC family protein → MAQSFKISTTLPATAKRIYSAWLSGKEHAAFTGERARVDPKVGGRFTAFGDYIKGTNLELQPNKKIVQAWRTTEFPADGEDSRLEVTLERVDGGTKLTLTHSNIPDGQADSYKDGWKKFYFKPMKEYFGAKK, encoded by the coding sequence ATGGCGCAGTCATTTAAGATTTCGACAACTTTACCCGCCACCGCAAAGAGAATTTACAGCGCATGGCTGAGCGGCAAAGAACACGCGGCGTTTACAGGCGAAAGAGCGCGGGTGGATCCAAAAGTCGGCGGTCGTTTCACCGCTTTCGGTGATTACATAAAAGGGACAAACTTAGAACTTCAGCCGAACAAAAAAATTGTTCAAGCCTGGCGGACGACGGAATTCCCTGCCGACGGTGAAGACTCCAGATTAGAGGTAACCCTGGAGCGTGTAGATGGTGGTACAAAACTTACACTCACACACAGCAACATTCCCGACGGTCAAGCCGATTCGTACAAAGATGGATGGAAGAAATTCTATTTCAAACCTATGAAGGAATATTTCGGGGCGAAAAAGTAG
- a CDS encoding helix-hairpin-helix domain-containing protein, which produces MRIADKSMKDLLQIPGVGKSIAQDFLSIGIKSMQDLKGKNPETLYRLVNEKKGIVQDRCLLYVFRCAVYYASTAKSIQHPDRLKWWNWTDAKTSREN; this is translated from the coding sequence ATGAGGATCGCCGACAAATCGATGAAAGATCTTCTACAAATTCCGGGAGTTGGAAAATCGATCGCACAGGATTTTCTTTCAATCGGGATCAAATCGATGCAAGACTTGAAGGGGAAAAATCCTGAAACACTCTATAGATTGGTCAATGAAAAAAAGGGGATTGTGCAGGATCGTTGTCTCCTTTACGTTTTCAGGTGTGCTGTTTATTATGCTTCAACCGCAAAATCCATCCAGCACCCGGATCGGCTGAAGTGGTGGAATTGGACAGATGCGAAAACGTCCCGTGAGAATTGA